A portion of the Nomia melanderi isolate GNS246 chromosome 2, iyNomMela1, whole genome shotgun sequence genome contains these proteins:
- the LOC116433863 gene encoding cytochrome P450 9e2-like: MIDAWTVTSALLVVGAAAIYYYIRTVYSFFHNTGIPVAPSLPVLGSLWKGVAQKCTFAELVQQLYNVHPEAQYVGFFDFLTPVIMIRDLELLKSITVKNFEHFQDHRSQADSSEPLFSKNLFALRGERWKEVRTLLSPAFTSSKMKAMYKLMRECAVRYGEILATVPVKERSMELKDTFTRYTNDVIATCAFGVTVDSMSNRNNTFYVYGRRATHFGRWQSIKFFLMRISPRLLRLLGMKLVDKEIAEFFQDLISSTIKARDEQGIVRPDMIQLMMETRGKLGPGKELTIEDMTAQAFVFFFGGFESTSTLMCFAAYEVGVNPEVQKRLQEEIDEVLENGKGEVSYEAINDMKYLDAIINEALRMYPVIVGVDRACTKPFELPPPLPGGKPHLVKKDEYLWIPIYGVQFDPQYFEEPTKFNPDRFLDDPKKILNSGMFLTFGLGPRMCIGNRFALLEAKVLLFHVFARCNLKPNERTPIPMKLSKKGFQMTAEGGFWFDVVPRKIATPVLVNSVSNGNATY; this comes from the coding sequence ATGATTGATGCGTGGACGGTGACCTCGGCTTTGCTCGTCGTGGGTGCGGCGGCGATCTATTATTACATAAGAACTGTGTATAGTTTCTTCCACAATACCGGGATTCCGGTCGCGCCGTCGTTGCCGGTTTTGGGTAGCCTGTGGAAAGGGGTCGCGCAAAAATGTACCTTCGCCGAGTTAGTTCAACAACTTTACAATGTCCACCCCGAAGCACAGTACGTCGGCTTTTTCGACTTCCTCACGCCGGTGATTATGATCCGCGACCTGGAGCTGCTGAAGTCCATCACGGTGAAGAATTTCGAGCATTTCCAGGACCATCGCTCGCAGGCGGACTCATCGGAACCGCTGTTCAGTAAGAACTTATTCGCTTTACGCGGAGAACGATGGAAAGAAGTGAGAACCTTGTTGAGCCCAGCTTTCACGTCCAGCAAAATGAAAGCAATGTACAAATTGATGCGCGAGTGTGCGGTACGGTACGGGGAGATTTTGGCTACGGTACCCGTAAAGGAAAGGTCCATGGAGTTGAAAGACACGTTCACCAGATACACGAACGACGTGATCGCCACCTGTGCCTTCGGCGTGACCGTGGATTCGATGTCGAACCGTAACAACACGTTCTATGTGTACGGCAGGAGAGCCACCCATTTCGGCAGGTGGCAGTCTATCAAGTTCTTCTTGATGCGCATTTCGCCAAGGCTTTTGAGGTTGCTGGGTATGAAGCTGGTGGACAAGGAAATTGCAGAATTCTTCCAGGATTTGATCTCGTCGACCATTAAAGCTAGGGACGAGCAGGGCATCGTGCGACCGGATATGATTCAGTTAATGATGGAAACTAGAGGAAAATTGGGTCCAGGCAAAGAACTGACGATCGAGGACATGACCGCGCAAGCGTTTGTTTTCTTCTTCGGCGGGTTCGAGAGCACCTCGACCCTGATGTGCTTTGCTGCATATGAAGTAGGAGTGAATCCGGAGGTTCAAAAGAGGTTGCAGGAAGAGATCGACGAGGTGCTGGAGAACGGCAAAGGAGAGGTGTCGTATGAGGCGATTAACGACATGAAGTATCTAGACGCTATTATAAACGAAGCTCTAAGGATGTATCCGGTGATCGTTGGTGTGGACAGAGCCTGCACGAAACCTTTCGAACTGCCGCCTCCGCTGCCAGGAGGAAAGCCGCATCTAGTCAAGAAGGATGAGTACCTTTGGATACCAATCTACGGGGTGCAATTCGATCCTCAATACTTTGAGGAGCCTACGAAGTTCAATCCGGACCGTTTCCTCGACGATCCGAAGAAAATCCTGAATTCCGGAATGTTTTTGACCTTCGGCTTGGGTCCGAGAATGTGCATCGGCAACAGGTTCGCGCTGCTCGAGGCCAAGGTGTTGCTGTTCCACGTGTTCGCTCGCTGCAACCTCAAACCAAATGAACGAACACCTATACCGATGAAGTTGAGCAAGAAAGGGTTCCAAATGACGGCTGAAGGTGGATTTTGGTTCGACGTCGTGCCGAGGAAAATCGCCACTCCCGTACTTGTGAATTCCGTGAGCAATGGCAATGCTACATATTAG